Below is a genomic region from Triticum dicoccoides isolate Atlit2015 ecotype Zavitan chromosome 5A, WEW_v2.0, whole genome shotgun sequence.
ACCATGTACACCAGCTTGCTTAATCTTAGCCATGAAGTTCCGCACTCCATTCTTTAGAATCGGGTTGTAGTATGTGAAGAGAACTATTGGACAAGAGAGCTCTCGTATAACCTCCGTGAGCATCGCCAAGACAGAACCGAGCTTAGTGCCCTTCTTAAGCGCACATGATGCTGCAGCCTGAAAATGAAATGGCTGTGAATCCAAAAACACTTGTAGCCCAATGACAAGTACTACTAAAGCTGATAAGCGTGAAGAAAAATCGGAACATGTACCTGAATGACTGGACCATCAGCTAATGGATCCGAGTAGGGCACGCCGAGCTCAATCACGTCTGAGCCGCAGGAGTCTAGGATCCTCAGCGCCTTCGACGTGGTCGCCAAATCAGGGTCACCGGCGCTGATGAATGGGATGAATGCCGTCTGAAAATTTCAATGTTAGCCGAACACCCTAAAATGACCCACAGAATATGTGCAATGCTGACATCCTGTTGTGTGCTACTGCTAGTACTGTTTTCCGCCAAAGGCGTGTCATGTGGAAAATTCATCGAGTACATGTAACGCAATCCCAAAAATTTGCATTGGCCTCTGGTAAGAAACATGGAGAAAGGCTACCATTGTGAAGGTACATCTATGAGAGGAATAGATTCAGGCTGTCGCAGGCTTGTACACCTGAATTAGTTCGCTACACCGACGCCGCGGCGCAGAACCCCACCCCCACCCATACACGCACACGGACGGCACAATCAGGAATGTAACNNNNNNNNNNNNNNNNNNNNNNNNNNNNNNNNNNNNNNNNNNNNNNNNNNNNNNNNNNNNNNNNNNNNNNNNNNNNNNNNNNNNNNNNNNNNNNNNNNNNNNNNNNNNNNNNNNNNNNNNNNNNNNNNNNNNNNNNNNNNNNNNNNNNNNNNNNNNNNNNNNNNNNNNNNNNNNNNNNNNNNNNNNNNNCGCGCTCCCGGAGGCTGGAGAAGGTCTCCGCGACGCTGCGCTTGCCGTCGGCCATGGTCGCGGCCGGCGGCGACCGCCCTGGCTGGCTCCGCGCGACGGCGTCCCCTGCAGTGAGGTGGCGTCGACTTTTTCTTTGACTGGACTGCGCGGCGGGCCGCGTCGTAACGAAGCCGAAAGCAGAGAGAGAGTGGGCGCCTCGTTTGCATTAGCAGGCCGGGCCATGCGACCGCCCTACAGGCCGTCCCGCAGCCCACAAGGTCGCCGcctcaaaaagaaagaaagaaagaaactgtCCACACCTGTTAGCAGCTCTCGCTCAAAATTTGTCTAAAAAAAAGCTCTCGCTCAAAATAAAAGGCATGCAGCTCTCTCGCGTTTCACTTGAGAACACGAACGTGATTTACTATCGTCGTTGCATCTTCGTAAGACCAATGCAGAACATACAAGTACATGTCAATGCTTTTATTTTTCGTTTCGCTGCcaataaaataaagtttatacACAAAGCATTtgtgatgagagagagagagagagcaatgctaCACATACACAAGTTTTTTTCCCGACAAGGATACACAAGTTTTGTTATGTGATTAACGTAAACATTTTAGCTAGCATTTTTTGGTTGGAGGAAATTAAGGGAAGGGGGGCATTCGGTTGAATTCAGGCGGAGTGGAGAGATTAGTTTGAAAGATTGCGTAAAGAGGCCCTAAGTTTTACGTAGGTGCAACATTTTTCTTGTAAAGGCGATCGAGGAGCGGATACAAGATTTTTTTTCTAACTTAATGAACTTAATTAATTGGCTAGAAGGAAAGGACCGGGTACTCCAACCACCATCATTTGCATGCCATACAAGAAAAAACTAACAAATACTTCTAGCTTATTGCTTCTACCACCACTTGTATTACTAGGAACACCAAGCTAACTTGCCATCGCAATTCCGGTTCGTCGATATTTAGTAACATTGTCCTATATTGTACATATCACGGCATGCAGTGCATCCTTGAGACTCCTGGCATATACTTCCAGCCTCTTTAATCCTTCTCTCGGAGAATTTGCTTCACCTAGCTGCTTCACCATCGCACTGCCGATTATCACACCGTCTGCACCCCACTGAGCAACCTGCATGCATCCAGTAACAATTCGTTAGCTAATATAAATTCTCTTTTGCCGCAAAATAATGCTCCCTCCGTTTCACAATTTTACTATGGTTTTAGTTTAAATTAATTCTAGTTCAAAACTGAATTAAAACCACAACAAGAATTATGGAAATTTAAACTAAAATCATAATAAGAattatgaaatggagggagtaatcgttatcatatatacatgcatattaAGATATAGAAGAACATACGGTTCTTCTCATATATAGCAAACCTTGTTTATTACCTGCCTAACATGGTCAGGGGTGGATATGCCAAATCCAACAGCAACTGCTTTGTCAGTGACCTGCATACAGAAACATAGCTACATAAGCTTTCTGAAGAACAAtcattttgaaagaaaaaaaaaggggggggggggttgcaacCGTTATTTCTTATTTCTTGCCTATATCATATCACGGAAACCCTTCGCTTTGGAATGTGGAGAGATGGCTGAGTGGACTAAAGCGGCGGATTGCTAATCCGCTGTACAATTTTTTTGTACCGAGGGTTCGAATCCCTCTCTTTCCACTCCCTTAGATCATTTAGGACTTTCGAATTGGAAAGAATTCTGACCCCCGGATTTTCTCATAGATAAATGTACGAAACAAATCCAATttgtaagaaaaaaataaaaaaaactgaatTTTTACTCCTCGCTTCCAGGATTCCGTCCTGGGTCATTAGATAAGAATCCAAAGATAAAGAGTGAAACAAAGAATATCACTACTGTATAAACAAAAAGTTTGAGAGTAAGCATTACATAATCTCCAATATTTTTTAAGGAATAGGTTATCAGTTTTTCCTTACCACACAGATCCACTAGGATGGTTTTTCTTATACCTAAAGATGCAAAAAAAGAATTCTTAATTTTTTTTCAAGAATTCGTTTATGATAAGCACTCTTATCAATAGCAAAAAATAGGGTTAGGTGGTTAGGTATTGTGTAGGTACCTTTAGGTACGTGCTCAATCTAGGTGCAGGGGAGTAGAAAGGTTGATCCAAATTTATTGTTGTAGCTACCCATTCAATGTAGAAGAATTTAAATTTTAGAATCGAAGGttcataatataaaaatataaaacttCTCGGCTTTTACCTATTTTTTTGGAATGAACACATCATTCAATTTGGCATACAGAGTACTAAAGATTTCATCGAAGACTACAACAGCTTGCCAAACAAAGGCTAATAGAAAAAAGTAGAGGTATAACAGGCATAATATCCATGATTGGATTGAAAATAGCATAAGCTTCGGGTAATTTGGAAAAGAAAAAACTAGTAGGATAAAGAACAGAACTAAAACAGATACAGCTTAAACTAAGTATATTAGGCATAACAAGCATTTCATTCTTGTAGAGTAAATAATTAGATTTTTCTTGAGTTATTTTTTtaagggaaagaaggaaaaggctgATTCAAAATCTTTTTTCTTCGGACTTTCCCAAACACAAAATACCTCCTTGTATTCACACTCTCAAATGCGAATGGAATAAATTCGACTTTCATATAATATCTTAATAGAATTTCATGTAATGATCAATGCATTATTTTGATTCTATATTATCCGCATGTGTAGAATACTAGAAAGAGAATGTCCCTCTTTTTTATGTAATTGAAATGGTATTGATGAATAGAAAATAAACATAATAGTGTTTAGTTAGTGTCGCATAAAACCCGGAATGGGGCGTGGCCACGTGGTAAGGCAGCGGGTTTTGGTCCCGTTACTCGGAGGTTCGAATCCTTCCGTCCCAGATTGTTtctgatgaaacaaacggtgaaatCATATAGCATTCCATACGAGACAAAAGTTTATTAAAGAGAATAATGATATCTTATTCTTTCTCAAAAAACATACTctctctattcacttttataagactTTGAAGACATTTCAAACAATGTACAAAACAACCCATTttgagttgtctgaaatgacttacaaaaatgAACAAAGGGAGTAATAAAGTCTTAAGTCCAATCAAATTGACTATCTTTATTTTCATAAAAAATGGGATCTATCAAGCACATTCAGGATATGCTTCTAGGACGCGGATTTTTAGAACACACGGCCACGCGATGCCGAAATCATGTGCATCCGCGAGCACATCatgattactactccctccgtcccataatataagagtgttttctaCACTAAcgtctccgtcccataatataagaatgttcttGTATTATGGGGCAGAGGGCCTATTGTCCCATCGAAATACCTCACGCGTTGTCACCTACGCAGTGGAATACGACGCAATACCTCACGCGTTGTCACCTACGCAGTGGAatagcgaaccaacctgtggttgagatggttaggtggacagtggtatccccaacccaccagggttcaaatcctggtgctcgcattattcctggatttatttcaggatttccgacgatgcgctttcagtgggaggagacgttccagtcgacgacgaggcgcctacggtgacttcgtaaatctcaagatgatatgccggctcagtctctcggaggtgctcataagggtaggatgtgcgtgtgtgcgttcatagggatgagtgtatgcacgtgtatatgagcgcttgtgtctgtactgatgctaaaaaaaaaccTACACAGTGGAATACGACGCGCTGTACCACGCCTGAGTGGGCCACACTCTCTTTATGTTTGTATGAATACGGGCTTGTCTGTCAGCCCTTCAGTCTGCAGTTCGGGTTGGCATAACTGCTGTTGACGTTGGCCACACCCAACACATCATTAAGCACCCCCACCTAATTGTAAAGAAAAGAAGCATGCCACACTTCATCGCTCGTGGCTGTGTACTGCACATCTTCCTCAAGCCGTGTCCTGTGGATGATCAGAGGGAGAAGAGAGATGGTTTCAGCTGTGTGCTTCACTTTATCCGTCGTTTTTTGTGTCTTCGGGGAGACAGCCTCTAATAAGAAAAAATGTCATTTTTTGGGGGCAAGTTCAGGATCTGGGTGCTCAAGAGGGGCGTGAGAGATGCATGTTTACCCCGATTCTGTTATTTTGTGGAGCATAACCTGATTTTCAAAAATAACGATGCGCTCGTTTAAATTATACTTCACTTGTTAAAAAAAACAGATTCCACCCATTTCACTTAATTCAAACaaataatttcaatcattattcgtTTGGAACGACATATTTCACTCCTTTAATAAAAGACAGACTCCACTCGTTTCACTCGATTCAACAGCTTTTCGCCCTGAAGTCGTTTGTATCCAGGTACACTCCGCTCACTGTTGACGACCTCCATGTCAGACAACACGTCCGGCATGTGTTCGAGCAAATATCGTTGAGCTTTTTTTAAAATGCTATGTCATTTTTTAGAGTACGTACGATGGTGAGCTACTCGACCATGGAAAATGAGTTGTTGTGTGATGCGTGGCTGGCGGTATCTGTGAATCTCATAGGTCGGACCAGAGGGCCGCCCTTCTGGGAGCAAGTGCGTGAAAAGTTTCACGTAGGAAAGCACATTGCGCCCTACGGCATGTACAACATTCAATGACGCAACGTGAGGTCGTTATCATATCACTGGCACGCTATCTTGCTCagcgtcatcaagttttgcaacttGGTTAGTCAGCTGGAGGCAAGGTTGCCATTGCACGTGGACATGGAGGAGATGGTAAGTTTTACTTCCTcttgctcaacttgttgattgattcattcactcaatgttggTCTACACATTATATGTAGTTCGCACGCGTCATCATGGTGTACCACAGGTCAAAGGGACGGCCATTTACGTGcacacattgttggatgaagctgaagGGAAAGTATGCGTGGGAGGACATGGTCCGTTCATAAAAAAACTTGTTGTACATCCGGAATCTAGTCGAATTCGAGACCTTGTTGTACTAGATTTAATTTGCATGCTATGTGTGGATGATTTGTGCTACTTTCTATTTGAACTTTGATGAATATCTGCCGGTTAGCATAATTTCGTCAGCTTTGTTAAAATGCGGTTTGAAATATATGTGACTAGCGTTGGATGGCTGTCTTCCGCATCCGTGTCCGCAGGCTGATCCCAAATTTTTTTGCAGGTTATCGTTAAAGATGCCTTACACTATCTCAAGAGACAATAAATGTTCATGTCAGAATATTGAAGTTGGCCTGACGGGGGGCTCCTAGGTGGTACAGGCCCGACTTAATTGACGTATCACTCAATGCGCTGTTTGTCTGAATGCCTGCCTTGTGGTCCATCTGTTGGCGAGGGAGTAGGAATGCTATAACGCTTTGTATACAGTGCATAGATGTCAGTAATATGTGCTAGTCGTAATATAGGACTGCACAAATCAAATGGGAACGAGCAGGCCTGATACCGACTACGTGTGGCACCATATCCATTCATGATTATTCGGAGCTTCTGCCAGTAATACATGCATAGCTAGACGAGAGGAAAAGGAAGCTACCAATTCTTTGCAAGTATGAAAAGTTAATTTACAGTTTTTATTTACAAACCTGCTTAATCTCCCTGAGAAGATCCTTAACGTGCGGATTCACACTTGGGCGGGCCCCTGTTAATCCGTTGATACTTACCTGTGCAATGTGGTTAAAGCGTTAGTTAATTACCACATGGTCACTACATATAAACGCTAAACTTGCAACAAAGCAGTTTGAATTTTAATTATGCATCTAATTGGCACTTACAAGGTACACAAACCCTTCGGAAgctgatgtgatctcattcatcctCTCTGCCTTTGTAGTTGGTGTTGTAAGCAGCACCTGCACCCATCTCTTCATCAGCCTAGCCCGAGTACAAGTGTACAACTtgactattttcttttctttctttctttttgaatGAGGAAAATATTTGTTAATGACTTAAGATGTACTTGTATTATTAGTTGTTCAAGACGGTTTATATGCGATTGGAGCGGATGGCTAGGGAGGTTTTTACCTAATATTAATGGCAACATAAACTTCGGATCGGTCCATCATCTCTTTCGTTATAAGTATAGTGTTGGTCCTATGTGATTTTGTTGTTGCCGATATGtcaatttttatcttttcttttgtCAGAGACTATTGGTGATTATTACGTGCATCTTAACTATAGAGGATCATCATATATATCTGATTGCGGCTACATTTTAAGTTAATAAAACGCTCTATGAAGACCATACCAGCTCGATCTCGTTCTTCTTGGCTTCAATGCTCAGAACACTTGCCTCCGTGTAAGGAAGATCGGGTACTATAAGACCTGTGACACATGTGACAAGGGCGAATTAGTAACTCCATTATAAATAAGTTTACTCACATGAAAAACCAATCTCATTAATTACTAATGAAGAATTAATTAGTGTGATTAAGTAGCTACAGAAATGCATGTGTAGTTAATTAGCAGTGAGATGAAGAACGCAGCTGGTGGTTACTTACCTCGTACACCGGCCTCTCTGGCCGCGGCGGTGAAGCTCCCAGTCCCCCGCCGCTCGATGGGGTTGAAGTAGGAGAAGATGACCACCGGGCAGGATAGCTCCGGCGTCACCTCTTTCAGCATCGCCATCACGGTGTCCGACGTCGCGCCGGCCGCGAGCGCCCGCGCCGCGGACGCCTGGATGACGGCGCCGTCGGCGTAGGGGTTGGAGAACGGCATGCCCACCTCGATGACGTCGGCGCCACAGGCGTCCAATAGCCTGAGCGCCTCCGCCGTGGTCGCCAGGTCTGGGTCGCCGGCGGTGATGTACGGGATGAACGCCGTCTGTGCGCAATCAAAAAACTTAAGCATGTCGGTCGGTCCATGCGTTACATCGTGGCGCAAATAAAAGAAAAACTTGGTGCGCTGCATGTACCATGCCGTTGTCTCTGGCCCGGGACATGGCCTTCGCTACCGACAGGCCGCCGTTACCGGCGGGCAGGGGCGCCGGGGCCAGCGTGGTCGCCGCCGCGCGCGCCCTGACCGCATGCCTCCCCAGCGCGGCTGGCGTGGCCATTGCTGGGTCGACCGAGGCCGTGGCGAGGGCTCTGACGAATACAGGCTTCACCGGCGGTGTGGCCGCTGTGAGGCTCGCCGGGGGCGAGGAAGACGGGGAGAGGGATGCCTTGAGCGCGAAAGCCATGTACGTAGTAACGGACGATGCTGTTAACTCACTTCGGTGTATCTATATGCAAGAGCAGCTGGGCACGCTTGGACTTGCTGCGATCGAAGTGTAAGATCGATGCTGCTAGCTGGGAGTGGGATCGATGACGAGAATGAACAGCTGGTCTGCTTGTGATTATATAGCGGTTGGGTGGAGCTCGAAATGAGTGGTTTGTTTGGCTGTCTAGGTTGTAACCGTTTTAACTGTAAATAATGGTGTGGTGATACTTCGTTTGGTTAAGTCTAGTCTTTATGGTGCTATCAGATCTTTACCCCATGGCACTTGTGGTTTTCTTTTTTAACACAGTTCAGACACAGACACTCGTACATAGGCACATATACTCATCTTTATAAATGCACGCACGCACATCATACTCGGACTCAACTCCCCTGACGTGCGGCAAGGTGCAGTTGGGTCATTGACATATGGGCCATCCGGCtgacgggcccacatgtcagtgaccgaaCTGCACACTGTAGTACGTCAGACGATCCCTATCCATCCTACTCCTATGAGCATCGCTGGGAGACTGAGCCGGCACGTCATCTTAGATTGACAAAGTCTTGATCTTCGTTTTCGATGGGAATATCCCCTCGCACTGGACGCACATCACCGAAaggtctgaaataaatccaggaaaatgcGACTATCATATCCGATAAAGGGTTTTCCCCCGCTTTAGATTATAAAGCAACCATCCGATACAACGAGCTTGTTGGGGCCACGGGACAAACAAGCCCAAAAGAAACACACAgagaaagaaagagaaacaaatgccaacaacggcagatCAACGAAACAAAGATGGCCGGCAACCGCTGCACCCTCCAGAGAAGTACCACCGCGCTTCTAGCACTTCGAGGCGTCGCGTACCGAGcagcaccttcaagaaggaatgcaAGGATGACGCCGCTGCCGCCCGGACAAGTCCAAGGGTTTCCCCTGGTACGCAGAGGGCAGTGGGGAAGGGGTATATCCGACGGCCTTCAGGAAGGTCCGGCAGTGCCCGCATGCGTCACCGCGTCAATGAAGGACGAGCCACCAGGGATTTCTCCCACCCAAGCAACCACCACTAACCCTGACGATCTGAAGTGCACCACCAGAACTGCCGCCCACCAACATGTGCCGTCACGGTCATCGAACCATCAACGCCGTCTCTCTGAGCCACTGACACGAGACCCGGGGGAGGGACGAGGAGCCAACGGGCTCGGGGGCATCCGCCACTCAGCCGAGGGGGGGGggactaccaccaccgctgccgcaGAGCCGACCGGACATGACGACAGGAGCTTACCAGGCCCGCACAGGCCTGGCCGGACCCCAAAGGATCTGTACAACCCCTGCTCGCCACGCTGCAGCACATCAGCCGACGAAGCCGCGACCGCCCGCAACCCTCGACTCCACGCC
It encodes:
- the LOC119303553 gene encoding tryptophan synthase alpha chain-like isoform X1, which produces MAFALKASLSPSSSPPASLTAATPPVKPVFVRALATASVDPAMATPAALGRHAVRARAAATTLAPAPLPAGNGGLSVAKAMSRARDNGMTAFIPYITAGDPDLATTAEALRLLDACGADVIEVGMPFSNPYADGAVIQASAARALAAGATSDTVMAMLKEVTPELSCPVVIFSYFNPIERRGTGSFTAAAREAGVRGLIVPDLPYTEASVLSIEAKKNEIELVLLTTPTTKAERMNEITSASEGFVYLVSINGLTGARPSVNPHVKDLLREIKQVTDKAVAVGFGISTPDHVRQVINKVAQWGADGVIIGSAMVKQLGEANSPREGLKRLEVYARSLKDALHAVICTI
- the LOC119303553 gene encoding tryptophan synthase alpha chain-like isoform X2, whose amino-acid sequence is MAFALKASLSPSSSPPASLTAATPPVKPVFVRALATASVDPAMATPAALGRHAVRARAAATTLAPAPLPAGNGGLSVAKAMSRARDNGMTAFIPYITAGDPDLATTAEALRLLDACGADVIEVGMPFSNPYADGAVIQASAARALAAGATSDTVMAMLKEVTPELSCPVVIFSYFNPIERRGTGSFTAAAREAGVRGLIVPDLPYTEASVLSIEAKKNEIELVLLTTPTTKAERMNEITSASEGFVYLVSINGLTGARPSVNPHVKDLLREIKQVTDKAVAVGFGISTPDHVRQVAQWGADGVIIGSAMVKQLGEANSPREGLKRLEVYARSLKDALHAVICTI